The following coding sequences lie in one Zingiber officinale cultivar Zhangliang chromosome 2B, Zo_v1.1, whole genome shotgun sequence genomic window:
- the LOC122048254 gene encoding uncharacterized protein LOC122048254, whose amino-acid sequence MEIWNSRSVWKIRLTEICFLAVSHYKGLGHKSPAVETTGGDSQRLFFNRESLGKASTISDDRSADQGVGFSLDCVLISVIIFVCCFVEALVVDRWQQASPMCLCWQFHLLAVGQQRALIEAGVMTKGTLIWTTFRGGYFLLYLFSTLILVYELYFRIVPVFILTLLIFFICLILIHSIFEKFISISIQNVELEEKYRVDKCKWVN is encoded by the exons ATGGAGATTTGGAATTCGAGGTCGGTGTGGAAGATTAGGTTAACTGAGATTTGTTTTTTGGCAGTGTCTCACTATAAGGGACTCGGTCATAAATCTCCAGCAGTAGAAACCACCGGCGGGGATTCGCAGCGGTTGTTTTTCAATCGTGAATCATTAGGTAAGGCCTCTACAATTTCGGATGATAGGTCTGCAGATCAAGGTGTTGGATTCAGTTTGGATTGTGTATTGATTAGTGTGATTATATTTGTTTGTTGCTTTGTAGAAGCTCTGGTTGTTGATCGGTGGCAGCAGGCATCACCAATGTGCTTGTGCTGGCAATTTCACCTCCTGGCAGTGGGTCAACAGAG GGCTTTGATTGAGGCGGGCGTCATGACGAAGGGGACATTGATTTGGACTACATTTAGaggtgggtacttcttgctttatctctttagtacattgatcttagtgtATGAGCTATATTTTCGGATAGTtcctgtatttatcttgactctactcatatttttcatctgcttgatacttatccactcaatctttgaaaaattcatttctatatctataca GAACGTAgagctagaagaaaaatataGAGTAGACAAATGCAAGTGGGTGAACTAG